From Streptomyces sp. 6-11-2, one genomic window encodes:
- a CDS encoding DUF1990 family protein, translating into MSTAHFTYEEVGATREQGHCPPGFQPLHVRTRIGEGEEVFRRASEAVMTWEMHRALGVGIEASADRAAPGVNVTVTLAGVVRAPCRVVWTEQEPRRAGWAYGTLPGHPECGEESFLVDRTGDGTVWLTVTAFSRPAKWYARVAGPATRGLQHAYARRCGTTLRKLCADIPEP; encoded by the coding sequence ATGTCGACGGCACATTTCACCTACGAGGAGGTCGGCGCGACCCGCGAGCAGGGTCACTGCCCGCCCGGCTTCCAGCCTCTGCACGTGCGCACCCGCATAGGTGAGGGCGAGGAGGTGTTCCGCCGGGCCTCCGAGGCCGTGATGACGTGGGAGATGCACCGCGCCCTGGGCGTCGGCATCGAGGCGAGCGCCGACCGGGCCGCGCCCGGCGTCAACGTCACCGTCACCCTCGCCGGAGTCGTCAGGGCCCCCTGCCGCGTGGTCTGGACGGAGCAGGAGCCCCGCCGAGCCGGGTGGGCCTACGGCACCCTGCCCGGTCATCCGGAGTGCGGCGAGGAGTCCTTCCTGGTGGACCGCACGGGCGACGGCACCGTCTGGCTCACGGTCACCGCGTTCAGCCGCCCGGCCAAGTGGTACGCCCGGGTGGCCGGCCCGGCCACCCGCGGCCTCCAGCACGCCTACGCCCGCCGCTGCGGCACAACGCTGCGCAAACTGTGCGCCGACATCCCGGAGCCATGA
- a CDS encoding glycosyltransferase family 1 protein: MKAIRRFTVRPVLPEPLRPLSELARNLRWSWHAETRDLFQSVDPERWASSGGDPVRLLGSVRAARLTELAGDRRFLRRLAAAADDLRDYVTGDRWYQDRSEGLPAAVAYFSPEFGITAALPQYSGGLGILAGDHLKAASDLGVPLIGVGLLYRHGYFRQTLSRDGWQQEHYPVLDPHELPVTLLKESDGAPARVSLALPGGKALHARIWVAQVGRIPLLMLDSDVEENDLGERGVTDRLYGGGSEHRLLQEMLLGIGGVRAVRTYCRLTGHPEPEVFHTNEGHAGFLGLERIAELCDRGLDFDSGLEAVRAGTVFTTHTPVPAGIDRFDRELVARHFGPDAELPRIDVERILRLGMETYPGGEPNLFNMAVMGLRLAQRANGVSLLHGSVSREMFAGLWPGFDPEEVPITSVTNGVHAPTWVAPEVFRLGARQVGAQRTEDALTVGGSDRWDAVADISDLEVWELRRELREQLVTEVRARLRAAWRQRGAGTAELGWIDGVLDPEVLTIGFARRVPSYKRLTLMLRDRDRLMDLLLHPERPVQIVVAGKAHPADDGGKRLIQELVRFADDPRVRHRIVFLPDYGMAMAQKLYHGCDVWLNNPLRPLEACGTSGMKAALNGCLNLSVLDGWWDEWFQPDFGWAIPTADGAGTDPDHRDDVEAAALYELLEQRVAPRFYEHGRDGLPERWIEMVRRTLSLLGPKVLAGRMVREYVERLYAPAAQAHRSLGPDAARELAVWKARVRSAWHEVTVDHVETSASTATAELGATLGLRVRVGLGSLGPDDVEVQAVSGRVDEEDRITDATAVPLKPAGAPDSDGRWVYEGPLSLDRTGPYGYTVRILPAHRFLASNAELGLVTTPPQEAGEQAGVLLR; the protein is encoded by the coding sequence GTGAAGGCGATCCGTCGGTTCACCGTCCGTCCCGTTCTCCCCGAGCCCCTGCGCCCGCTCAGCGAGCTGGCCCGCAACCTGCGCTGGTCCTGGCACGCCGAGACCCGTGACCTCTTCCAGTCCGTCGACCCCGAGCGCTGGGCCTCCTCGGGCGGCGACCCCGTACGCCTGCTCGGCAGTGTGCGTGCCGCGCGGCTGACCGAGCTGGCCGGCGACCGCCGATTCCTGCGCCGGCTGGCCGCCGCCGCCGACGACCTGCGCGACTACGTGACCGGTGACCGCTGGTACCAGGACCGGTCCGAGGGCCTGCCCGCCGCGGTCGCCTACTTCTCGCCCGAGTTCGGCATCACGGCCGCGCTGCCGCAGTACTCCGGCGGCCTCGGCATCCTCGCCGGCGACCATCTGAAGGCGGCCAGCGACCTCGGTGTACCGCTGATCGGGGTGGGGCTGCTGTACCGGCACGGCTACTTCCGGCAGACCCTGTCCCGGGACGGCTGGCAGCAGGAGCACTACCCGGTCCTGGATCCCCACGAGCTGCCCGTCACCCTGCTGAAGGAGTCCGACGGCGCCCCGGCGCGGGTCTCGCTGGCGCTGCCCGGCGGCAAGGCCCTGCACGCCCGGATCTGGGTCGCCCAGGTCGGCCGGATTCCGCTGCTGATGCTGGACTCCGACGTCGAGGAGAACGACCTCGGCGAGCGTGGGGTGACCGACCGGCTCTACGGCGGCGGCAGCGAGCACCGGCTCCTTCAGGAGATGCTGCTGGGCATAGGAGGGGTGCGGGCGGTGCGGACCTACTGCCGGCTCACGGGCCATCCCGAGCCGGAGGTGTTCCACACCAACGAGGGCCACGCGGGCTTCCTCGGCCTGGAGCGCATCGCCGAGCTGTGCGACCGGGGGCTGGACTTCGACTCGGGCCTGGAGGCGGTGCGCGCGGGGACGGTCTTCACCACCCACACGCCCGTCCCGGCCGGGATCGACCGCTTCGACCGGGAGCTGGTCGCCCGCCACTTCGGACCCGACGCCGAGCTGCCCCGCATCGACGTCGAGCGGATCCTGCGGCTGGGCATGGAGACGTACCCCGGTGGCGAGCCGAACCTGTTCAACATGGCGGTGATGGGCCTCCGGCTGGCCCAGCGCGCCAACGGCGTCTCGCTGCTGCACGGGAGCGTCAGCCGGGAGATGTTCGCCGGGCTGTGGCCGGGATTCGACCCCGAGGAGGTGCCGATCACCTCGGTGACCAACGGAGTGCACGCCCCGACCTGGGTGGCCCCGGAGGTGTTCCGGCTCGGCGCCCGGCAGGTCGGTGCCCAGCGCACCGAGGACGCGCTGACCGTGGGCGGCTCCGACCGCTGGGACGCCGTCGCCGACATCTCCGACCTGGAGGTCTGGGAGTTGCGCCGCGAACTGCGCGAGCAACTGGTGACGGAGGTGCGCGCCCGGCTGCGGGCCGCCTGGCGGCAGCGCGGCGCCGGGACCGCCGAGCTGGGCTGGATCGACGGCGTCCTCGACCCGGAGGTGCTGACGATCGGCTTCGCGCGCCGGGTCCCGTCGTACAAGCGGCTGACGCTGATGCTGCGTGACCGGGACCGGCTGATGGACCTGCTGCTGCATCCCGAGCGGCCGGTGCAGATCGTGGTCGCGGGCAAGGCGCACCCCGCGGACGACGGCGGCAAACGGCTCATCCAGGAGCTCGTCCGCTTCGCCGACGACCCGCGGGTGCGTCACCGGATCGTCTTCCTGCCGGACTACGGCATGGCGATGGCGCAGAAGCTCTACCACGGCTGCGACGTCTGGCTGAACAACCCGCTGCGGCCGCTGGAGGCGTGCGGGACCTCCGGGATGAAGGCCGCGCTCAACGGCTGTCTGAACCTGTCCGTGCTGGACGGCTGGTGGGACGAGTGGTTCCAGCCGGACTTCGGCTGGGCCATCCCGACGGCGGACGGGGCGGGCACCGACCCGGACCACCGCGACGACGTCGAGGCCGCCGCGCTGTACGAGCTGCTGGAGCAGCGGGTCGCGCCCCGTTTCTACGAGCACGGCCGGGACGGGCTGCCCGAGCGGTGGATCGAGATGGTCCGCCGGACCCTGTCCCTGCTCGGCCCGAAGGTGCTGGCGGGCCGCATGGTCCGCGAGTACGTGGAGCGGCTGTACGCTCCCGCCGCCCAGGCCCACCGCTCCCTCGGCCCGGACGCGGCGCGTGAGCTCGCGGTGTGGAAGGCGCGGGTGCGTTCGGCGTGGCACGAGGTGACCGTCGACCACGTGGAGACCTCGGCCAGTACGGCCACCGCCGAACTCGGTGCCACCCTCGGCCTGCGGGTGCGTGTGGGGCTGGGCAGCCTCGGCCCGGACGATGTGGAGGTGCAGGCCGTCTCGGGCCGGGTGGACGAGGAGGACCGCATCACCGACGCCACCGCCGTCCCGCTGAAACCCGCCGGCGCCCCCGACTCAGACGGCCGCTGGGTGTACGAGGGCCCCCTGTCCCTGGACCGCACCGGCCCCTACGGCTACACGGTCCGTATCCTCCCCGCCCACCGCTTCCTCGCCTCCAACGCGGAGCTGGGCCTGGTGACCACCCCGCCGCAGGAGGCCGGCGAGCAGGCGGGGGTGCTCCTGCGCTGA
- a CDS encoding alpha-1,4-glucan--maltose-1-phosphate maltosyltransferase, whose translation MPATHHSATPRTTSKSSTGDASGRPGADAPPARQDAAHRDAARQNPPAPEPSPAGGTTAVGRIPVLDVRPVVQHGRRPAKAVTGESFEISATVFREGHDAVAANVVLRDPRGRPGPWTPMRELAPGTDRWGATVAAGEPGRWTYQVEAWADPVTTWRHHAQIKIPAGLDTDLVLEEGARLYECAASGVPRDDGGRDTVLAAVAALRDENRPAADRLAAALTPEVDAVLARHPLRDLVTASAPLDLLVERERALYGAWYEFFPRSEGTPEQPHGTFRTAARRLPAIAAMGFDVVYLPPVHPIGTTFRKGRNNSLDAGPDDVGVPWAIGSPEGGHDSVHPALGTIHDFDHFVTRARELNLEIALDFALQCSPDHPWVHKHPQWFHHRPDGTIAYAENPPKKYQDIYPIAFDADMDGLIDETLRVLRHWMDHGVRIFRVDNPHTKPVVFWERVIAGINATDPDVIFLAEAFTRPAMMHTLAQTGFQQSYTYFTWRNTKQELTEYLTELSGEAAAWMRPNLFTNTPDILHAYLQHGGRPAFEVRAVLAATLAPSWGIYSGYELCENTPLKPGSEEYLDSEKYQLKPRDWTAAAREGRTIAPLITRLNDIRRRSPALRQLRDLHFHATDKDAVIAYSKRSGSNTVLVVANLDPHHTQEATVSLDMPQLGLDWHESVPVRDELTGETYHWGRANYVRLEPGHRPAHVLTVLRPSTPQIGGSPTT comes from the coding sequence ATGCCCGCCACGCACCACTCGGCAACACCACGGACAACCAGCAAGAGCAGCACCGGCGACGCCTCCGGCCGGCCCGGCGCCGACGCGCCGCCGGCCCGCCAGGACGCCGCCCACCGGGACGCCGCCCGGCAGAACCCGCCGGCCCCGGAGCCGTCCCCCGCGGGCGGCACCACGGCCGTCGGCCGGATACCCGTCCTCGACGTCCGCCCGGTCGTCCAGCACGGCCGCAGGCCCGCCAAGGCGGTGACCGGAGAATCGTTCGAGATCTCGGCCACCGTCTTCCGTGAGGGTCACGACGCCGTGGCCGCGAACGTCGTCCTGCGCGATCCACGGGGCCGCCCCGGCCCGTGGACGCCGATGCGCGAGCTGGCGCCCGGCACCGACCGCTGGGGCGCCACCGTGGCCGCCGGCGAGCCCGGCCGCTGGACGTACCAGGTGGAGGCCTGGGCGGATCCGGTCACCACCTGGCGCCACCACGCGCAGATCAAGATCCCCGCCGGTCTGGACACGGACCTGGTCCTGGAGGAGGGCGCACGCCTGTACGAGTGCGCCGCCTCCGGAGTGCCCCGGGACGACGGTGGCCGGGACACCGTCCTGGCCGCCGTGGCGGCGCTACGGGACGAGAACCGGCCGGCCGCGGACCGGCTGGCGGCGGCGTTGACGCCGGAGGTGGACGCGGTCCTCGCCCGGCATCCGCTGCGGGACCTGGTCACCGCCTCCGCACCGCTCGACCTGCTCGTCGAGCGGGAACGCGCGCTGTACGGGGCCTGGTACGAGTTCTTCCCCCGCTCCGAGGGCACCCCCGAGCAGCCGCACGGCACCTTCCGCACCGCCGCCCGCCGCCTGCCCGCGATCGCCGCCATGGGCTTCGACGTCGTCTACCTGCCCCCCGTCCACCCCATCGGCACCACCTTCCGCAAAGGCCGCAACAACTCCCTGGACGCCGGCCCCGACGACGTCGGCGTGCCCTGGGCCATCGGCTCCCCCGAGGGCGGCCACGACAGCGTCCACCCCGCCCTGGGCACGATCCACGACTTCGACCACTTCGTGACCCGCGCCCGCGAACTGAACCTGGAGATCGCACTGGACTTCGCCCTCCAGTGCTCCCCGGACCACCCCTGGGTGCACAAACACCCCCAGTGGTTCCACCACCGCCCCGACGGCACCATCGCCTACGCCGAGAACCCGCCCAAGAAGTACCAGGACATCTACCCCATCGCCTTCGACGCCGACATGGACGGCCTGATCGACGAGACCCTGCGCGTACTGCGGCACTGGATGGACCACGGAGTACGGATCTTCCGCGTCGACAACCCGCACACCAAACCCGTCGTCTTCTGGGAACGCGTGATCGCCGGCATCAACGCCACCGACCCCGACGTGATCTTCCTGGCCGAGGCGTTCACCCGCCCCGCGATGATGCACACCCTGGCCCAGACCGGCTTCCAGCAGTCCTACACCTACTTCACCTGGCGCAACACCAAACAGGAACTCACCGAGTACCTGACCGAGCTGTCCGGCGAGGCGGCGGCCTGGATGCGGCCGAACCTCTTCACCAACACCCCCGACATCCTGCACGCCTACCTCCAGCACGGCGGCCGCCCCGCCTTCGAGGTCCGCGCCGTCCTGGCCGCCACCCTCGCCCCCTCCTGGGGCATCTACAGCGGCTACGAACTGTGCGAGAACACCCCGCTCAAACCGGGCAGCGAGGAATACCTCGACTCGGAGAAGTACCAGCTCAAACCCCGCGACTGGACAGCCGCCGCACGCGAGGGCCGCACCATCGCCCCCCTCATCACCAGGCTCAACGACATCCGCCGCCGCAGTCCGGCCCTGCGCCAGCTGCGGGACCTGCACTTCCACGCGACCGACAAGGACGCGGTGATCGCCTACTCGAAGCGGAGCGGATCGAACACGGTTCTGGTGGTCGCCAACCTCGACCCCCACCACACCCAGGAGGCCACGGTCTCGTTGGACATGCCGCAACTCGGCCTGGACTGGCACGAGTCGGTGCCGGTGCGCGACGAGCTGACCGGCGAGACCTACCACTGGGGCAGGGCCAACTATGTGCGTCTCGAGCCGGGCCACCGGCCCGCGCATGTCCTCACCGTCCTGCGACCGTCCACCCCGCAGATCGGAGGGTCACCGACAACATGA
- the treS gene encoding maltose alpha-D-glucosyltransferase, translating to MIVNEPVPDTFEDTPAQDRDPEWFKRAVFYEVLVRSFQDSNGDGVGDLKGLTAKLDYLQWLGVDCLWLPPFFKSPLRDGGYDVSDYAAVLPEFGDLADFVEFVDAAHQRGMRVIIDFVMNHTSDQHPWFQESRKDPDGPYGDYYVWADDDKQYQDARIIFVDTEASNWTYDPVRKQYYWHRFFSHQPDLNYENPAVQEEMISALKFWLDLGIDGFRLDAVPYLYQREGTNCENLPATHEFLKRVRKEIDAQYPDKVLLAEANQWPEDVVDYFGDYAAGGDECHMAFHFPVMPRIFMAVRRESRYPVSEILAKTPAIPATCQWGIFLRNHDELTLEMVTDEERDYMWAEYAKDPRMRANIGIRRRLAPLLDNDRNQIELFTALLLSLPGSPILYYGDEIGMGDNIWLGDRDAVRTPMQWTPDRNAGFSSCDPGRLYLPTIMDPVYGYQVTNVEASMSSPSSLLHWTRRMIEIRKQNPAFGLGSFTELQSSNPAVIAFLREYEDDLVLCVHNFSRFAQPTELDLSAFHGRHPVELFGGVRFPAIGELPYLLTLAGHGFYWFRLRKDAAV from the coding sequence ATGATCGTCAATGAGCCCGTTCCGGACACCTTCGAAGACACTCCGGCCCAGGACCGGGACCCGGAGTGGTTCAAGCGTGCCGTGTTCTACGAGGTCCTCGTCCGCTCCTTCCAGGACAGCAATGGCGACGGCGTCGGCGACCTGAAGGGCCTGACCGCCAAGCTCGACTATCTCCAGTGGCTCGGCGTCGACTGCCTGTGGCTGCCGCCGTTCTTCAAGTCCCCGCTGAGGGACGGCGGCTACGACGTGTCCGACTACGCCGCCGTGCTCCCGGAGTTCGGCGACCTGGCCGACTTCGTGGAGTTCGTCGACGCCGCCCACCAGCGCGGCATGCGCGTGATCATCGACTTCGTCATGAACCACACCAGCGACCAGCACCCGTGGTTCCAGGAGTCCCGCAAGGATCCCGACGGCCCCTACGGCGACTACTACGTGTGGGCCGACGACGACAAGCAGTACCAGGACGCGCGGATCATCTTCGTCGACACGGAGGCGTCCAACTGGACCTACGATCCGGTCCGCAAGCAGTACTACTGGCACCGGTTCTTCTCCCACCAGCCGGATCTCAACTACGAGAACCCGGCCGTCCAGGAGGAGATGATCTCCGCGCTGAAGTTCTGGCTGGACCTGGGCATCGACGGGTTCCGGCTGGACGCGGTGCCGTACCTGTACCAGCGGGAGGGCACCAACTGCGAGAACCTCCCGGCCACGCACGAGTTCCTCAAGCGGGTGCGCAAGGAGATCGACGCCCAGTACCCGGACAAGGTGCTGCTGGCGGAGGCGAACCAGTGGCCGGAGGACGTCGTCGACTACTTCGGCGACTACGCCGCCGGCGGCGACGAGTGCCACATGGCCTTCCACTTCCCCGTCATGCCCCGCATCTTCATGGCGGTCCGCAGGGAAAGCCGCTACCCCGTCTCCGAGATCCTCGCCAAGACCCCCGCCATCCCCGCCACCTGCCAGTGGGGCATCTTCCTGCGCAACCACGACGAGCTCACCCTCGAAATGGTCACCGACGAAGAACGCGACTACATGTGGGCCGAATACGCCAAGGACCCCCGCATGCGCGCCAACATCGGCATCCGCCGCCGCCTCGCCCCCCTCCTCGACAACGACCGCAACCAGATCGAGCTCTTCACCGCCCTGCTGCTCTCCCTGCCCGGCAGCCCGATCCTCTACTACGGCGACGAGATCGGCATGGGCGACAACATCTGGCTCGGCGACCGCGACGCCGTACGCACCCCCATGCAGTGGACCCCCGACCGCAACGCCGGCTTCTCCTCCTGCGACCCCGGCCGCCTCTACCTGCCCACGATCATGGACCCCGTCTACGGCTACCAGGTCACCAACGTCGAAGCGTCGATGTCCTCCCCCTCGTCGCTGCTGCACTGGACCCGCCGCATGATCGAGATCCGCAAACAGAACCCCGCCTTCGGACTCGGCTCCTTCACCGAACTCCAGTCCTCCAACCCCGCGGTCATCGCGTTCCTGCGGGAGTACGAGGACGACCTGGTCCTGTGCGTCCACAACTTCTCCCGCTTCGCCCAGCCCACGGAGCTGGACCTGAGCGCGTTCCACGGACGGCATCCGGTGGAGCTGTTCGGCGGGGTGCGCTTTCCGGCCATCGGGGAGCTGCCGTACCTGCTGACCCTGGCGGGTCACGGCTTCTACTGGTTCCGGCTGCGCAAGGACGCCGCCGTCTAG
- a CDS encoding maltokinase: MSQAVTRSVTAGSPGLLASLDPLLREWLPRQRWFSGKGRPVTGFSLVAATEMLPGDRKLGLYHLLVRAHQPLAPVHGTVPHPGDCYQLLIGVREALPPRLAPALIGHVHEGPLAGRTVYDALYDPRPAEVILEALRTRARIGGLRFERRDEIRPDLVPRVVTAEQSNSSVVYGDTFILKLLRRVLPGVNPDLELPLALAEEGCSQVPPPTAWMTAELDGESYVLGVLQPFVQGASDGWELALRELAKGEDFGAEARALGRATAEVHTALAHALPTVTLGHMQLEILVNGMTERLESAAQAVPALGPYVPGLRSAFEALADLAAEGRTWTAQRIHGDLHLGQCLRSASGQWWLIDFEGEPAKPLAERRMAQPVVRDVAGMLRSFDYAAHSAGGPPAPEWAEACRAAYCTGYAEVSGSDPRTDPVLLRAYETDKAIYEVLYEARHRPDWLPVPMSAVHRLAAPDTA, encoded by the coding sequence ATGTCGCAAGCCGTCACACGCTCTGTCACCGCCGGCAGCCCCGGTCTCCTCGCGTCACTGGACCCGCTGCTGCGGGAGTGGCTGCCGCGGCAGCGCTGGTTCTCGGGAAAGGGCCGTCCCGTGACGGGCTTCTCGCTGGTCGCCGCCACCGAGATGCTGCCGGGCGACCGGAAGCTGGGCCTGTACCACCTGCTGGTCCGCGCCCACCAGCCGCTTGCACCCGTGCACGGCACGGTCCCGCACCCCGGTGACTGCTACCAGCTGCTCATAGGCGTGCGCGAGGCGCTGCCCCCACGGCTGGCGCCCGCGCTGATCGGCCATGTGCACGAGGGCCCGCTCGCCGGACGCACGGTGTACGACGCCCTGTACGACCCCCGGCCCGCCGAGGTGATCCTGGAGGCACTGCGCACCCGGGCCCGCATCGGCGGGCTGCGTTTCGAACGGCGGGACGAGATACGCCCCGACCTGGTTCCCCGCGTGGTCACCGCCGAGCAGTCCAACTCGTCGGTGGTCTACGGCGACACGTTCATCCTGAAACTGCTGCGACGGGTGCTGCCCGGCGTCAACCCCGACCTGGAACTGCCGCTGGCCCTGGCCGAGGAGGGCTGCTCGCAGGTGCCGCCGCCGACGGCGTGGATGACGGCGGAGCTGGACGGCGAGTCGTACGTACTCGGGGTGCTCCAGCCCTTCGTGCAGGGCGCCTCGGACGGCTGGGAGCTGGCACTGCGCGAACTGGCCAAGGGCGAGGACTTCGGCGCCGAGGCGCGGGCGCTGGGCCGCGCCACCGCCGAGGTGCACACCGCGCTGGCCCACGCGCTGCCCACGGTCACACTCGGCCACATGCAGCTCGAGATCCTGGTGAACGGCATGACCGAGCGTCTGGAGTCGGCCGCGCAGGCGGTGCCCGCGCTCGGCCCGTACGTCCCCGGTCTGCGCTCCGCGTTCGAGGCGCTGGCCGATCTGGCGGCCGAGGGCCGCACCTGGACCGCGCAGCGCATCCACGGCGACCTCCACCTCGGGCAGTGCCTGCGCTCCGCCTCCGGACAGTGGTGGCTGATCGACTTCGAGGGCGAGCCGGCGAAACCGCTGGCCGAGCGGCGGATGGCCCAGCCCGTGGTGCGGGATGTGGCCGGGATGCTGCGCTCCTTCGACTACGCGGCGCACTCGGCCGGCGGCCCGCCGGCACCGGAGTGGGCCGAGGCCTGCCGCGCCGCGTACTGCACCGGATACGCCGAGGTCAGCGGCAGCGACCCGCGCACCGACCCCGTCCTGCTGCGCGCCTACGAGACGGACAAGGCGATCTACGAGGTGCTCTACGAGGCCCGGCACCGCCCCGACTGGCTCCCGGTACCGATGTCCGCGGTACACCGCCTGGCCGCTCCGGACACGGCCTGA
- the glgB gene encoding 1,4-alpha-glucan branching enzyme → MTPRTPSSGSDPKNTAEAAGHDRPAPAKKAATKKATAKKAVAKKTTAKKAAAKKAVAQKTAAKTTAAKATTTGAAAGKTATTAVKKKPATKAAARPAAPQPVAQAPVAPQPAAARRPEDPAPVAVGAGDRERLLAGTHHDPHSVLGAHPVPGGVAFRVFRPYALGVTVVAGEQRAGLRDDGEGFFSGLLPLPEVPAYRLEVEYAGTVQHTEDAYGFLPTLGEFDLHLIGEGRHEQLWQALGAHPTTHGGVTGTRFAVWAPNARGVRVAGGFNFWDGTGYPMRSLGATGVWELFVPGIGEGELYKFEITRPDGSRTLRADPLARRTEVPPATSSIVHASHHEWSDAEWMSHRSQRPAHEAPFSVYELHLPSWRPGLTYRQLAEQLPAYVKDLGFTHVELMPVAEHPFGGSWGYQVTGFYAPTARLGTPDDFKFLVDALHQAGIGVLMDWVPAHFPRDEWALAEFDGRPLYEHADPLRAAHPDWGTLEFDFGRREVRNFLVANALYWCEEFHIDGLRVDAVASMLYLDYSREPGQWTPNEHGGRENLDAVAFLQEMNATVYRRVPGVVTVAEESTAWDGVTRATHHRGPSGFGGLGFGLKWNMGWMHDSLQYMSHDPVHRTFHHGEMTFSMVYAYSENYVLPISHDEVVHGKRSLVSKMPGDWWQQRANLRAYLGFMWSHPGKQLLFMGQEFAQGAEWSETRGPDWWLLDPNYGAAADHRGVLDLVRDLNTVYRATPALWARDVHPDGFQWITGDEADDNVFAFLRHDTDGTPLLAVSHFAPVVRPDYRVGVPDDVPAWREVLNTDAARYGGSDVVHPDPLKPEPQGRHGRPASIRLTLPPLATVWLRPA, encoded by the coding sequence GTGACCCCCCGCACCCCGTCCAGCGGTTCTGATCCGAAGAACACGGCCGAGGCCGCGGGCCACGACCGGCCGGCACCGGCGAAGAAGGCAGCCACGAAGAAGGCCACGGCCAAGAAGGCGGTGGCGAAGAAGACGACGGCCAAGAAAGCGGCGGCGAAGAAGGCAGTGGCGCAGAAGACCGCCGCGAAGACGACGGCCGCGAAGGCCACGACCACCGGGGCCGCCGCCGGGAAGACCGCCACAACGGCGGTGAAGAAGAAACCGGCCACGAAGGCAGCCGCCCGACCCGCGGCGCCGCAGCCCGTGGCACAGGCACCCGTGGCACCGCAGCCGGCGGCCGCCCGGCGCCCGGAGGACCCCGCTCCGGTCGCCGTCGGGGCCGGCGACCGGGAGCGGTTGCTCGCGGGGACGCATCACGATCCGCATTCCGTGCTCGGCGCGCACCCAGTACCCGGTGGGGTCGCCTTCCGGGTGTTCCGGCCGTACGCGCTGGGCGTGACCGTGGTCGCCGGGGAGCAGCGGGCCGGGCTCCGCGACGACGGGGAGGGGTTCTTCTCGGGCCTGCTGCCGCTGCCGGAGGTGCCCGCGTACCGGCTGGAGGTGGAGTACGCGGGGACGGTGCAGCACACCGAGGACGCCTACGGCTTCCTGCCCACGCTGGGCGAGTTCGATCTGCACCTGATCGGCGAGGGCCGGCACGAGCAGCTGTGGCAGGCGCTCGGGGCGCATCCGACGACCCACGGGGGCGTGACCGGCACCCGGTTCGCGGTGTGGGCGCCCAATGCCCGGGGGGTGCGCGTCGCCGGTGGCTTCAACTTCTGGGACGGCACCGGGTATCCGATGCGCTCGCTCGGCGCCACGGGTGTGTGGGAGCTGTTCGTGCCCGGGATCGGCGAGGGCGAGCTGTACAAGTTCGAGATCACCCGGCCGGACGGGTCCAGGACACTGCGCGCCGACCCGCTGGCCCGCCGTACCGAGGTGCCGCCTGCCACGTCGTCCATCGTCCACGCCTCGCACCACGAGTGGTCCGACGCGGAGTGGATGTCCCACCGGTCCCAACGCCCGGCGCACGAGGCCCCGTTCTCGGTGTACGAGCTGCACCTGCCGTCCTGGAGGCCGGGGCTGACGTACCGTCAGCTCGCCGAGCAGCTGCCGGCGTACGTCAAGGACCTCGGCTTCACCCATGTGGAGCTGATGCCGGTCGCCGAGCATCCCTTCGGCGGCTCCTGGGGCTACCAGGTCACCGGCTTCTACGCGCCCACCGCGCGTCTGGGCACCCCGGACGACTTCAAGTTCCTGGTCGACGCCCTGCACCAGGCGGGCATCGGCGTCCTGATGGACTGGGTGCCGGCGCACTTCCCGCGCGACGAGTGGGCCCTGGCCGAGTTCGACGGCCGGCCCCTGTACGAGCACGCGGACCCGCTGCGGGCCGCGCATCCGGACTGGGGCACCCTGGAGTTCGACTTCGGCCGCCGCGAGGTGCGCAACTTCCTCGTCGCCAACGCCCTTTACTGGTGCGAGGAGTTCCACATCGACGGCCTGCGGGTGGACGCGGTCGCCTCCATGCTGTACCTGGACTACTCGCGCGAGCCGGGCCAGTGGACGCCGAACGAGCACGGCGGCCGGGAGAACCTGGACGCCGTGGCGTTCCTCCAGGAGATGAACGCGACCGTGTACCGCAGGGTGCCGGGCGTGGTCACCGTCGCCGAGGAGTCCACGGCCTGGGACGGCGTGACCCGCGCGACCCACCACCGGGGCCCGAGCGGCTTCGGCGGCCTGGGGTTCGGGCTGAAGTGGAACATGGGCTGGATGCACGACTCGCTCCAGTACATGAGCCACGATCCCGTCCACCGCACGTTCCACCACGGTGAGATGACGTTCTCGATGGTGTACGCCTACAGCGAGAACTACGTGCTGCCGATCTCGCACGACGAGGTGGTGCACGGCAAGCGTTCGCTGGTGTCGAAGATGCCCGGCGACTGGTGGCAGCAGCGGGCGAACCTGCGCGCCTACCTGGGCTTCATGTGGTCCCACCCGGGCAAGCAACTGCTGTTCATGGGGCAGGAGTTCGCGCAGGGCGCCGAATGGTCGGAGACCCGCGGCCCGGACTGGTGGCTGCTCGACCCGAACTACGGTGCCGCGGCCGACCACCGGGGGGTGCTGGACCTGGTCCGCGACCTCAACACCGTCTACCGGGCCACGCCCGCCCTGTGGGCGCGCGACGTCCACCCCGACGGCTTCCAGTGGATCACCGGGGACGAGGCGGACGACAACGTCTTCGCCTTCCTGCGCCACGACACCGACGGCACCCCGCTGCTGGCGGTGTCCCACTTCGCCCCGGTCGTCCGCCCCGACTACCGCGTCGGCGTCCCCGACGACGTGCCCGCCTGGCGGGAGGTCCTCAACACCGACGCGGCCCGCTACGGCGGCAGCGACGTCGTCCACCCCGACCCGCTCAAACCGGAACCCCAGGGGCGGCACGGCCGCCCGGCGAGCATCCGCCTGACGCTGCCACCTCTGGCGACGGTGTGGCTGCGACCGGCATGA